Proteins encoded in a region of the Flavobacterium sp. PMTSA4 genome:
- the fbp gene encoding class 1 fructose-bisphosphatase, with product MEERNTTLGEFIIENQNAFQYSSGELSRIFNSIRLAAKVVNYKVNKAGLVDIIGAAGDQNIQGEDQQKLDVYANEIFIQTLINREIVCGIASEENDDFITVAGSDKSHSNKYVVLIDPLDGSSNIDVNVSVGTIFSVYRRVTPVGTPVSIKDFLQPGTQQVAAGYVIYGTSTMIVYTTGHGVNGFTLNPAIGTFYLSHPNMQFPKDGNIYSINEGNYVHFPQGVKDYIKYCQTEEEDRPYTSRYIGSLVSDIHRNMIKGGIYLYPTSSKAQTGKLRLLYECNPMAFIAEQAGGKASDGFGRIMEIEPKELHQRVPFFCGSYNMVEKAEEFMAKYK from the coding sequence ATGGAAGAACGTAATACAACCTTAGGTGAGTTTATCATCGAAAATCAAAATGCTTTTCAATATTCTTCAGGAGAATTATCTCGAATTTTTAACTCAATTAGATTAGCTGCAAAAGTAGTAAACTACAAAGTTAATAAAGCGGGTTTAGTTGATATCATTGGAGCTGCAGGCGATCAAAATATTCAAGGCGAAGACCAACAAAAATTGGATGTTTATGCCAATGAAATTTTTATTCAAACTTTAATCAACCGTGAAATTGTTTGCGGAATTGCTTCAGAAGAAAATGATGATTTTATAACTGTTGCTGGTTCTGATAAAAGTCACAGCAACAAATATGTTGTATTAATTGATCCGCTTGATGGTTCATCAAACATTGATGTAAATGTTTCTGTTGGGACTATTTTTTCGGTTTACAGACGTGTTACTCCAGTTGGAACACCCGTTTCTATTAAAGATTTTCTGCAACCAGGAACGCAACAAGTAGCTGCGGGTTATGTGATTTATGGTACTTCAACTATGATTGTTTATACAACTGGTCATGGAGTAAACGGATTTACGCTTAATCCAGCTATTGGAACATTTTATTTATCGCATCCGAACATGCAATTTCCAAAAGATGGAAATATCTATTCTATAAACGAAGGTAATTATGTTCATTTTCCTCAAGGAGTAAAAGATTATATTAAATATTGTCAAACAGAAGAAGAAGACAGACCTTATACTTCGAGATACATCGGAAGTTTGGTTTCTGATATTCACCGAAACATGATAAAAGGTGGAATTTATCTTTATCCAACAAGTTCTAAAGCTCAAACTGGAAAATTACGTTTGCTATACGAATGTAATCCAATGGCGTTTATAGCAGAACAAGCTGGCGGAAAAGCTTCTGATGGTTTTGGAAGAATCATGGAAATTGAACCAAAAGAATTACATCAACGAGTTCCTTTTTTCTGCGGAAGTTATAATATGGTAGAAAAAGCCGAAGAATTTATGGCAAAATATAAGTAA
- a CDS encoding tellurite resistance TerB family protein — protein sequence MSFSDLFDSEFKARNKGHFSAIVRVAIADGDLSKEEKEFLDKLAVRLEISAAEYEEILENPMKYPINPPYLHTQRLERLYDLSRMVYADHILGPKQKEILTKFALALGFTPGNVPFIIDKALSLLVMNVDLDTFVYEMTHMNK from the coding sequence ATGTCATTTTCAGATTTATTTGATAGCGAGTTTAAAGCAAGAAATAAAGGTCATTTTTCTGCCATTGTTAGAGTAGCAATTGCTGATGGTGATTTGAGCAAAGAAGAAAAAGAGTTTTTGGATAAACTTGCAGTAAGATTAGAAATTTCAGCAGCTGAGTATGAGGAAATTTTGGAAAACCCAATGAAATATCCAATTAATCCGCCTTATTTACATACGCAACGTTTAGAGCGTTTGTATGATTTATCAAGAATGGTTTATGCCGATCATATACTTGGACCAAAGCAAAAAGAAATTTTAACTAAGTTTGCTTTAGCATTAGGATTCACGCCAGGAAACGTTCCTTTCATTATTGATAAAGCGTTGTCACTTTTAGTTATGAATGTTGACTTGGATACATTTGTTTACGAAATGACACACATGAATAAATAA
- a CDS encoding HupE/UreJ family protein, producing the protein MSDFWIYFNIGLKHVLSISAYDHVLFLLALTVSYEFKNWKRLLILVSTFTLGHTLALFLSVFNVVSVKSQYVEFLIPITILIAALYNIIASGKSFKKDNLTFIAFVTIFFGIIHGLGFSNYFNVMVSGKPSDKLLPLCEFALGIEAAQIIVVVSALLLAYVVQTILKFSKRDWILIVSAFIIGVVVPMILQNEIWGN; encoded by the coding sequence ATGTCTGATTTTTGGATATACTTCAACATTGGTTTGAAACACGTTTTATCGATTTCTGCCTACGATCATGTGCTTTTTTTATTAGCGCTTACAGTTTCCTATGAGTTTAAAAATTGGAAACGACTATTGATTTTAGTCTCCACTTTTACTCTTGGTCATACTTTGGCATTATTCCTTTCAGTTTTTAATGTTGTTTCTGTAAAATCACAATATGTTGAGTTTTTGATTCCTATAACCATATTGATTGCTGCACTTTACAACATTATTGCTTCAGGAAAATCATTTAAAAAAGACAATCTAACTTTCATTGCCTTCGTTACTATTTTCTTTGGAATCATCCACGGATTAGGATTTTCAAATTATTTTAATGTGATGGTTTCAGGAAAACCTAGCGACAAACTGTTACCGCTTTGTGAATTTGCTCTTGGTATTGAAGCGGCTCAAATTATAGTTGTAGTATCAGCATTACTTTTGGCATACGTCGTTCAAACGATATTGAAATTCTCTAAACGCGATTGGATTCTAATAGTTTCAGCATTCATTATTGGCGTTGTAGTACCAATGATTTTGCAAAATGAAATTTGGGGAAACTAA
- a CDS encoding deoxycytidylate deaminase, whose amino-acid sequence MKEKKQHKYDVAYLRIASEWSKLSYCKRKQVGAIIVKDRMIISDGYNGTPSGFENCCEDDEGLTKWYVLHAEANAISKLAQSSQSSENATLYITLSPCKECSKLIHQSGIKRVVFKNGYRDDSGLDFLRKAGVVVEQIESLEV is encoded by the coding sequence ATGAAAGAAAAAAAACAACACAAATATGATGTTGCTTATCTTAGAATAGCATCCGAATGGAGTAAATTATCCTATTGCAAGCGAAAACAAGTTGGTGCTATAATTGTTAAAGACCGAATGATAATTTCTGATGGTTATAACGGAACACCAAGCGGTTTTGAAAATTGCTGCGAAGATGATGAAGGTTTAACAAAATGGTATGTTTTGCATGCTGAAGCTAATGCTATTTCTAAACTAGCTCAAAGTTCGCAATCTAGCGAAAATGCAACATTATACATCACACTTTCTCCGTGCAAAGAATGCAGCAAACTCATTCATCAATCGGGAATAAAAAGAGTTGTTTTTAAAAATGGATATCGCGATGATTCAGGTTTAGACTTTTTAAGAAAAGCAGGTGTTGTTGTTGAACAAATTGAAAGTTTAGAAGTTTAA